The following proteins come from a genomic window of Ananas comosus cultivar F153 unplaced genomic scaffold, ASM154086v1, whole genome shotgun sequence:
- the LOC109704286 gene encoding uncharacterized protein LOC109704286, whose translation MLPQILPLLSGLLPHVKRHCKVIRVVQGLLSGKPFLFSLSVTTRAGPRRGKGRGSTRRRARDRGGRRSRRSLPQRRRRVGATTPPAAGKEGEWGGGVGSGGGDRVWERKQGGREDEEGRRIGGDRRSHCCPEGGPTKLLWLCSGIVAALPD comes from the exons ATGCTGCCTCAGATTCTGCCCCTGTTATCCGGACTACTGCCTCATGTTAAACGTCACTGCAAAGTCATAAGAGTTGTGCAGGGGCTTCTTTCTGGGAAGCCATTCTTGTTTTCATTATCAGTAACCACCCGTGCTGGACCCCGTCGAGGAAAGGGTAGAGGTAGCACGCGGCGGAGAGCACGCGATCGGGGGGGTCGGCGGAGTCGCCGTTCTTTGCcgcagcggcggaggagggttgGCGCCACCACTCCCCCCGCCGCAGGGAAAGAGGGAGAGTGGGGAGGTGGTGTTGGTAGCGGCGGAGGGGATAGGGTTTGGGAACGGAAGCAGGGAGGGAGAGAGGATGAAGAGGGACGAAGGATTGGAGGAGATCGACGAAGCCATTGTTGCCCG GAGGGAGGTCCCACAAAGCTCTTATGGCTTTGCAGTGGTATTGTGGCAGCACTCCCGGATTGA